One window of the Lytechinus pictus isolate F3 Inbred chromosome 5, Lp3.0, whole genome shotgun sequence genome contains the following:
- the LOC129260588 gene encoding uncharacterized protein LOC129260588 yields the protein MEKVKMAASMKFCTHLSITITLFYALCLRIEAKPAQALSRQTAVNNIPLAQTQMEMEADNDVYESDIEEPSNNDPEEADNENENDIEVESVVAGDADADLDVIEVDAGPPNPIGRNGWTGSGLWKSKKRNEHSSLATESKVSHIGIGFGVVILVIAVVVVSGLAIKRPGSSNTSNIPPELNID from the exons ATGGAGAAAGTAAAAATGGCGGCGTCGATGAAGTTTTGCACCCATCTTTCCATCACGATTACTTTGTTTTATG CTTTATGTTTGAGGATAGAGGCGAAGCCAGCCCAAGCCCTCTCGAGGCAAACCGCTGTCAACAATATTCCCCTCGCTCAGACACAGATGGAAATGGAAGCAGATAACGATGTCTATGAAAGCGACATAGAAGAACCCTCCAACAACGACCCCGAAGAAGCGGACAATGAAAACGAAAACGACATTGAAGTCGAATCCGTTGTCGCTGGCGATGCTGATGCCGATTTAGATGTGATTGAAGTTGATGCCGGACCTCCAAACCCCATTGGTCGTAACGGATGGACAGGATCTGGATTGTGGAAATCAAAAAAGCGAAACGAACACAGCTCCTTGGCCACAGAGAGTAAAGTATCCCACATCGGAATTGGTTTTGGGGTCGTCATCCTCGTGATCGCAGTGGTGGTCGTCTCTGGATTAGCTATTAAGAGGCCAGGTTCAAGTAATACCAGTAATATACCTCCCGAACTGAATATAGACTAA